In the genome of Ornithodoros turicata isolate Travis unplaced genomic scaffold, ASM3712646v1 ctg00000850.1, whole genome shotgun sequence, the window TGCGTGCTGCGTTCGCTGCTTCTTCGACAAAGCTGAGGGTACCGTAATTTGAAATCATCGCAAAAAAAATGTACAAAATGCAGGTATACCTCCCTATGTTCCCGACAGCTGAGCGTTCGAGTGCCGACCGAAGAAAGTGGCTTACTTCATCCTATGGGGGATACGGCCGCCAATGCATCGAGGTAGGGAAAGCACGGGCAGACGAGAAAATGGACGACACAGACATCGCTGACGCATCTGAGCTGTGTCTCTGCCGTACGTCCTCCATTTTGGCCAAGTCGAGGCTATCCCCATCATGCGGCAGTCAGCTTGGAGCCACCATAGACCAGCTGCCCTGCGTCTGCGCTATTTCATCTGAATACCAGTCTAGCAGATCCGTCACACCGCAAGAAGATTGGCAACTTATTTGTGGTACATAAGTAGCGCGAGAAAAATTTCGTACCAACTTATTCAAATGTGCCATCCTCAGGGAGGGCAGGTCGAAATCCACACCCGTTCTATTGGGAAGGGGATGGAGAGATCAGCCCCGCATTTTCGCAATAGCACAGCGGAGAGCGTGCAATCAGCGCTTTTGTTTCGGTTAAAACCAAATTCCTGAAAACCCCCATGTTCGTCTTTCATCTTTTTGCTTCTTGATGAGGAAAGCATGATTGCGCTACCTCCTCGGAAATTCCTGTGGTCTGCGCCAAAAACTCAGCTGGGACGTCAGATGCCCCCACGGGAACCGTGGCCACAGCAGCGTTTACGGCAGACTGCTAAGGTGGGAGGTAGGGTGGGCCTACCGACACGAACAAACGATGATTCCTGGACTTCCCATGTTGGTTCATAGGGTTTAGGTCcttttctcacctagagctacacagggtgtcccaggaaacgtgtcattgaattctaatttTAAAAAACTACGCTACCTATACGCTACGACcttatgcggtcaacggcatttgttcttaccaggtttttgccacctcctgatgtgcatgtcatgtaacgttagtataattatgtaaatttttccgaagtgaactcggaaatttgccaagtgttACTTTTTTACCCTATCAATATAAAGATCGTGCCCAAATTGCTCAAATCCATGATAATTCACGGTGATATTCAGGGTGTATCCTATCGTTAAAAATAGCCAAAAATCATGCGAAAACGCGCGAGGACCTTTTGaacgcaatcgctgtcagtccgacaaaaggaggttggaaacccagcccacacagtgatagtagaaaaagcgacagttcctgaaattggaagagggaaggtatggtcccagccgaagccggacgTGATAAactatgtctgtgttatctgtttctaccatgccggtgtgggctgggtttccaacctcctttcgttggactgacaatagagttttagcagaccgttgataacgtggcttgcgtcgaaccgtatcaaccggaacgaATCAGTGgagaagattctgagtcacgcaccactgcgattggttccgataggcacgataactttatcaacaaCATACTGAAACTCATTAATGatgtcgcgcgctatcctctgcgagctccgtagagcaggATTGTCGGCatttttttccgatacgatatttcctcaatattcctgtcaattatcattaatttgagtaaattcggcacgcccttcacattggtggggtaaaaaagtgaccttggcaaacttccgagttcagttagaaaaaatttacataatcaaacttaggttacatgacttataattaaaattaaattctacataattaaacttaggttacatcaGGAGGCAGCAAagacctagtaagaacaaatgccgttgaccgcatgattctatgtggcgtagtcttttttattaaaattcaattacacgttttctgggacaccctgtgtatacaTCGTATGCATGCCAGCAGGAATGCTAAATGATACGCAGACGACgaatgtacagtgctggacaaaagtttacagaacacgctcCAGCGCATTCCTTCTTCAGTGTGACACACTAGCAGCtaatggtaccgtacggacttgcaaacaggtgagtGGCTTACCTAGGCACATGCCCGTAAGTCCGTACGGCCCCACTCGCCGTTAGCGTCTCACCCTGAGGAACGAATGCGCTGgagcgtgttctgtaaactGTTGTCTAGCACTGTACAAAGAGCAAGAGAAGGGATTTATTTGTAAATAACCTATATGGTTGTTACAGTACAGGGGATGTCTTCATTTTAGCTCCTGACGAACGAAAAACTTCCGCTGCAACATAGACAGTCTACTTAAACTTTTAACTCAGCTGTAAATAAACAACCCCTTCTCTTGCCATTTGTAGCTTCTGCTGGTCGGTTCACGTGTAATCCAGTATAAACTGACTATTCCCACATCTTTCTGCTTTGAAACGAacactttcctttttcttttttgttgttttttcgcTTGGCGGCTTCTCATTTTTCCTCTTGTTCTATTAGGCTAGCGCGACCTTGCAATCAACAACAACTGCGTACCGGCGTAGAGCCGCAGACGCAAGTTGTGATCGTCTACATGCAATGCCGGCTTGAAGCGGGAGTCATCGCTTAAATAATACCAACTTCGCCCGCGTGGCGGCGACACCGTAGCTGAAAGTTGCGGATTCCTTTACTTCTGTTTGCATCAGCAGGGAGACTCAAAATTTTTGAACAGACAAAACTACAAGGCAAAGAAAATGACCAAGGaaggtacaaaaaaaaaggaaatgaagcAACAAGCAGCTGACAACACAAATTATCAGACAACTGCTTCAAGGCCGTGTAGATTACGACAGAAAGGGCACAGACTGGATGGGCAGGCGTACCTTATTTTGCACCTTGTCCTCGTTTCCTTGCCTTGTCGGTTCAATAAATCATTTGTCTAGTTTCAGCTGTTCGTGTCCTGTTGTGAGCTTCAGCACGTCATCCACAAGGACATGatacaccagcttgcctgcgcgTATGCAGTTTTATCCTTTAAACCGACAACTCAGAACCTTAGTTACTTAAACAGACGTCTAGGTTACAAGTGCAATACCCAAGAGACGTGCCTACTGACATGAGCATCCTGATGCTCAGTCAGTAGCGCATTGGTAAATCCCTGAGGACTTCCTGGTACGTCGTATTAATGGCGCCAGTTTTCGTGCACGTCCTGTTAAGGGTATGTTACTACGCTACTTCGCTCGCACCAGTGGACCGATAGCGCAATAGGCATAACTACTAAGAATCTCGGGAAACTATGAAACACCCTGAAGAAGCAGTCATGGGCCACAAACAGTTTCCTCTTTATGACAATGCCTCAAGCGATTCAACCATCGTGGTAATGTTCAGTCACTTCTTCCTCATTTGTTTCCGTCTGTTCGTCCGCTGTGCCTTGCTCGTCGACGTTCCTTCTACAATCCATCTCTCCAGTTGCCCCCCTGACGATTGTTTCCGCTTCTTTCCTCGCCGTCGATCTCGTGATGACCGTCTTGCCCTGAATGGTCCGCTTGGTGACGGCCTTCAGGCGACGTGCACAGGCGAGTGTCTTGTCCTGGGTCGGTTTTGTACTGGGATCGCTCGGTGGCGCGCTGGACTGTTCCTGAAAGGACTCTGTGCACTTTTGTGTCTCGGCTACCCGACGTTTTGCCGATCCTTCTACCCGTCGTGAGAAATTGGTGTCGTTGTCGAGAGATTCTTCGTCGTGCCGCCGTTCCACTCCAATGATGACCTCATTTGTTTCGTCACGGTCGAAGTTGTGGTATCCTGGTGAGCGAATGGTCGAAGGACACCTGTGTGGTAATTGAGGATACATAAGTTTTCCTGTTTTCGTCGTAACCCATGgaatacaataaaaaaaagggcAATGACCCAAGCACATAGCCTGGAATCTATAATTAAATTTCTTTTCGCGGGATCAAAGATGTTGTTACTAACACAAAAGGCTTATCCATTGCGTCATTTATGAGCTCAAGGAAACCGAATTTACGCTTTTCCCCTCATTCTCGAGGAGGAAGACTACCATTGGTCTCCTAGAACCCAAACCTCACGAGAAattgtttgaggagaccaatcggaGGCCTCTCCACATTGTCGCGCTTCGTGGCGAGGAGAGGACGAGGGGAAGTATACAAAGGCTGGCTATCATAATGGGATATCCTTGGTACTAAAAATCACACCAACGCGTGGACGAGCACGTCCATCAGATGCCCCAAACTTATCGCGAACCATTGTCAAATGACAGAAGCCTCGATATTGTGTCctacaattgaacctctgtatgcaataaggggataagccgaaaaatcccaaacgaggaaaggggcctgatctgtttgcccgtcccattgacatacatgcatttctcgtttcttaccctcctctagcgggccaataaattgcaatacggccccaaattttctttggcaggtacatactggtgtGTAGATGTCATTGTAGCAAAAAGAAGATAAGTTGACTTATCCCCtgattgcatacagaggctcaattatCCAGTGCGATTTTCCAGTGTTTATTTAACGCATAACAAACAAGACAAATTTCGAAGAGCAAATAAAAGCTTTCAAAATCGGCGAATAAAACGATCTAGGCGACTTTGATTCGTGTGCCGTTTAAATCgcaacgtgaaaactaaaatcACGACAAAGAAAACGCTTGATGGATGAGCGCCAGGATTGCCCGCTAAAATGATGGTTGTCCaagaccacactcttaaaacagaacttcaccgcatagcacgctcccggccgaccatcatctcgaatgacatcgctctctcccctaatttgctgaaaacggaaggcgtacgccatttttgtgacaatatatgtattgcataagtgtcacaaaaaaggcgtacgccccccgtttccatcaaatcagggcagataacgatatcattcgagatgatggttggcaaggagcgcgctatgcggtgaagttcatttttaagagtgcaggctcCACCACAACATCGCAATTTCGGCAACCAATTAAAAATTTTTAGAGGGACATATCACGCGCGTTTTATGTTGCGGTGTATTTGCGAGCAAGATCTTACATGACAGAGTACGTACGCTGCTTGTTTGTTGCTTTACGGTAACTTTAAAGAGGTTCGGACACTCCACACCGCACGAATATGCATGACATTCTcaggtaaacataaacaaggcGCCATCACAACTTCTGGTGCCAACTTCTGGTGGAAGatttccggtccttccgcgactaaagacgctcggaaccagccaccatgcagaatgatatctttcacttccctgatttgttgaaaatgggagacgtacgcctctttgtggcaatttgaattgccgtAAAAAGGCGGATACGGCCCCCTGtttcctcaaatcagaagccaTAACTGTATCAACCAGCctagtggttggcgcagagcgtgtttgctgcgaaaccggatgtcgtttcgGCAACGAACCGGAAGTGGTGCAGAAAGGCATGTATACAGGGGGCAACCACccaactcataccaagacaactcatgcCAGAacaactcataccaggacaactcataccaggacaGCTCATACcgagacaactcataccaccaACTACATATGCcaactttttctcttttttgcgGGAAGAGGGCTTGCTTTTGGGATAAGCTATTCAAACTCAAAACTCACGCCACGCCCGGAAATGCcatcaggaaaaaaaagagagagagagagagagagacagacttCGCTGATTCTGCAGGAAATACTCAGATGACATTTACCGAAGCACACTGAACTGCACTACAGTGGTTATTGAAGATCGGgaattttgaaatgaaatcaaatcaaaattgTCCCACATTTTCGTCGTATGGAATACGTCTGagtttgtgtatgtgtgtgtttacTGAGTACATCTGGCTGGTCACAAGGCAACCAAGGCACAAGACAAGGCAACCAGCTAGCCGGTGATGTTAATGAATTTTCTTATGATAGGAGGCTTATCCCTCGATGACCTTAATTGTGGCTAGGCCGAGAAGCCGTTCGTGAAGAATCGGACCAATTTACTCGACGTGGAAGCTGTTGCTTAGTTCTTCCCACCGTTCTACTAAAGTTCTACCAGTGTGCATGACCATCATGAACAACGGGTTGCTAGTCCTTGACTGGCGCCTGACGCCCCAACGCATCGCGAAAACAACGCCTGGAGAAACGTGTCGGTGAACACCTTGCGATAGCATTGTAAAGGGCTGCAAAACGGATTGAGCCCAATGACCACGTATTAGTGTTTTAGTGTCCCGTGCGACAATGAAAATGTGGGAGATTCTCGATTTGGCTTCTTTAGAGATAAAGTCCCCATTTCTTATTCCAATTGCAGAGTGCTTTAACTATTTTTCAGTGTCCGTCGGCAACTGTCATCTGTAGGACTGCTATATTTCCTTCAGTATAACTGCACATTATACGACATTTTTTCCTGATATGGCCTTTGAGTTGGGTGAGGTATGAGTTGTCCaggtatgagttgtcctggtatgagcTGGGGTAGAGCCGACGACGAAGACTAGAACTTCAAGAACAACGGCAGAACCATACTTTGTGCACTTGCACACTGCCTAGCTTACGCACGACGAGCGACCGACATCGCATCCCGAACAGACGAAAGAGAATAGCAAAGGGAGACGATAAGACGTGCTCAAGACGGCATTACATGTTGCCGCCGCGTGGCGCCACCGGACCGTAACATTGCGAGTCGTCAGCGCTATTTGACATTGCTGTACTGATGCTACCTTGTTGATCTTACTACACCTCACAGAACAcacagttgtggcatgcaataaagtaACAAGTAGGAGTAAAGTAAAAAGTGGTGGTCATGCACAACATGACAGTGTAGACAGATGATAAAGGGGACAGAATAGTAGGAGGAAAGCTACTTCTATGAGGACAATCGCTGTTCACCCTAGATAGTTGCCTACCACGCGGGACCGTAATCTGAACACAATGGCGAAAATGTTTGCAGGATGGTCACACGTACGTACTTACACAAGAGCGGAATAAGTTCAGATTTCCGTCTGTCTTTCGTCACTaaaccaaggggatgaaactcgcgagttgacttgcggactaaagtgaggcgctgcgagctttt includes:
- the LOC135375279 gene encoding uncharacterized protein LOC135375279, whose amino-acid sequence is MATMRKGESSKVDDIANVMPVEDPTLKVAIDNASVPLESKTSLSTVLLGRHDSVFPDCKAAPSRCPSTIRSPGYHNFDRDETNEVIIGVERRHDEESLDNDTNFSRRVEGSAKRRVAETQKCTESFQEQSSAPPSDPSTKPTQDKTLACARRLKAVTKRTIQGKTVITRSTARKEAETIVRGATGEMDCRRNVDEQGTADEQTETNEEEVTEHYHDG